Proteins encoded together in one Mus caroli unplaced genomic scaffold, CAROLI_EIJ_v1.1 scaffold_14236_1, whole genome shotgun sequence window:
- the LOC110288841 gene encoding retinol dehydrogenase 16-like: MCISSIIKPVLCDSLLPLSPGLWGLVNNAGISIPSGPNEWIKKQDFASVLDVNLLGLIEVTLSMLPLVRKARGRVVNIASALGRVSLCGGGYCISKYGVEAFSDSLRRELSYFGVKVSIIEPGFFLTGVTSSARLSSNTQMLWDQTSSEIREIYGEKYLASYLKNLNKLDQKCNKDLTLVTDCMEHALTACHPRTRYSAGWDAKLFFIPLSYLPTFLVDTLLYWTSLKPEKAL; the protein is encoded by the exons ATGTGCATTTCATCCATAATTAAACCTGTGTTGTGtgactctctccttccactgtccCCAGGACTCTGGGGCCTGGTCAACAACGCTGGCATCTCCATCCCCTCGGGTCCCAATGAGTGGATAAAAAAACAGGACTTTGCAAGTGTACTTGATGTGAACCTGTTGGGCTTGATCGAGGTGACTCTGAGCATGCTGCCCTTAGTGAGGAAGGCGAGGGGCCGTGTGGTCAACATCGCGAGTGCCTTGGGCCGAGTGTCTTTGTGTGGTGGTGGTTACTGCATCTCCAAGTATGGTGTAGAGGCCTTCTCAGACTCCCTCAG GAGGGAGCTCTCCTACTTTGGGGTGAAGGTGTCTATTATAGAGCCTGGTTTCTTCCTGACCGGTGTGACCAGTAGTGCCAGATTATCCTCAAATACCCAGATGCTGTGGGACCAGACCAGCTCAGAAATCAGGGAGATCTATGGCGAGAAGTACCTGGCATCCT ATCTGAAAAACCTAAACAAATTGGACCAGAAGTGCAACAAGGACCTGACTTTGGTGACAGACTGCATGGAGCACGCTCTGACTGCCTGCCACCCTCGCACCCGATACTCAGCTGGCTGGGATGCTAAGCTCTTCTTCATCCCCTTGAGCTACCTGCCCACCTTTCTTGTGGATACCCTTCTCTACTGGACTTCCCTGAAGCCTGAGAAAGCCCTCTGA